CGAAGCAGTCAGGCGTCACTGCTAATAGTTGCCGCTCACGTCCTGGCGCAAGTCCATGCCTTCGTAGAGATAACCCACTTCTTCTTCATAACCGTTGAACATTAGCGTCGGGCGACGTTCAAGCTCGCCGAGGCGGCGCTCGGTGGCTTGCGACCAGCGCGGATGATCCACTTCGGGGTTGACGTTGGCATAAAAGCCGTACTCACGCGGGGCGGCGGCCATCCACAGTGAAATAGGTTTCTCCTCCACCAGTTCGATCTTCACAATTGCCTTGATGCTTTTAAAGCCATACTTCCACGGCACGGCCAGGCGGAGCGGCGCGCCATTTTGCGGCGGCAGGTCTTTGCCGTAGAGTCCGGTGACCATCAACGCCAGGTCGTTCATCGCCTCATCCAGCCGCAAACCTTCCACGTAAGGCCAGGCGTACCAGCCGCTCTTCTGGCCCGGCATTTGCGCCGGGTCGTAGAGCGTCTCGAAACGCGCGAACTTGGCCTCGGTTTTAGGATCGGCTTCCTTGAGCAACTTCGCCAGCGGGAATCCCGTCCAGGGAATGACCATTGACCAGGCTTCGACGCAACGCAGGCGATAGATGTGCTCTTCCTGATCGAAGGCCCGGCGAAGGTCGTCCAGGTCGTAAGTCTTTGGGTTATTAACCAGCCCGCCGACTTGCACCGTCCACGGCGATGTCTGGAAGTCTTTGGACGAAGGGGCGACCGTCTCCTTATGAGTGGAGAACTCGTAGTAGTTGTTGTAGCCGGTGATTGTTTCGTAGGGCGTGGCCGGGTCGCCCAACTCGTCGGCCAAACCGGAGGCGGCTTCACCGTCGTCCACGTGGGGCGAGTCCGTCGCGCCGCAGGCGCTCAACAGGAATGAGCCGGCCACGGCGAGGCCCATCTCTTTGAGAAACTCTCGCCGCGAGAGATAAACGTGCTCGGGGGTGATTTCAGACGACGGAATTTTTATCATTTCTGGGTGAGAGTATAATACACCTCATCACAACTTCAAGGAGGCCCTCATGCCCGCTCTCAACCAGGTTCAACTCATCGGCAACCTTGGCAAAGACCCGGAGACCCGCTTCACGCCGACCGGCAAGAAGGTCTGCCACTTCACCCTGGCCGTCAACCGGCGCGGCGCAACCGAGGCCGACTGGTTCCTCGTCGAAGCCTGGGATCGGCTGGGCGAAGTTTGCCAGCAATATCTCGCCAAAGGCCGGCTGGTTTACATCGCCGGTCGCCTCAAAACCGACCGCTGGACCGACGACAAAGGCGAGACCCACTATCGCACTCAAGTTGTGGCCCGGCAGATGCAAATGCTCGACCGCAAGCCCGAAGAGCAGGACGTGGCCGCCGAGGGTGAAGAAGCCGAGTCGTGACTCCCCGCGACGCCCTCCACCACTACTTCGCCTTCCCCGAATTTCGGCCCGGGCAGGAAGCCGCGCTTGAGCACGCCCTGGCCGGGCGCGACACGCTGGTGGTCATGCCCACCGGCTCCGGCAAGTCGCTCATCTATCAACTGGCGGCGCTGATCCTGCCCGGCACGGCCCTCGTCATCTCGCCCCTCGTTGCGCTGATGAAGGATCAGATGGATAGCCTGACCCGGCGCGGCCTCCCGGCTACCTTCATCAACTCCAGCCTCACCACTGCCGAACAGGCCAAACGCTTGCGCGACATCGCCGGCGGCAAATACAAAATCATCCTCATCGCGCCCGAACGTCTGCGGAACCGTCCCTTTCGCGAAGCCCTGGCCAAAGTCCACCTCAGCTTTCTGGCTGTGGACGAAGCGCACTGCATTTCGCAATGGGGCCACGACTTCCGCCCGGACTATCTTCATCTGGCTCAGGCCCGGCGCGAACTGAACCCGCCGCTCACCCTCGCCCTCACCGCCACCGCCACCCCGCGCATCCAGGACGACATCATCGTCAAACTCGGCCTGCCCCGCGCCGAAAAGATCATCACCGGCTTCAACCGCCCCAACCTCACCTTTGAAGTTTTCTCCGCGCCCTCGTCGGCGGCCAAGCAAAGACTCCTGCGCGACTTCCTGCAAACCGTTGAGGGCGCCTCCAACGAAGCGGGCGGCATCATCTACGTTGGCACGCGGCGCGAGGCCGAGGCAGTGGCCGCCTTCATCGGCGACCTGGGGCTTCCGGTTCAGCATTATCATGCCGGGCTGGATAGTGATACTCGTTCGCAGATTCAAGATTCATTTCTGGCCGGCGACCTGCCCTTCATCGTCGCCACCAATGCTTTTGGCATGGGCATTGACCGGCCCGACGTGCGTTTTGTTCTGCACTACTCGATGCCGGGCACGCTCGAGGCTTATTACCAGGAAGCGGGCCGGGCCGGGCGCGACGGCCTCCCCGCCCGCGTCGTGCTGTTCTACTCGCCCAGAGACGCCGCCCTCCACGAATTCTTCATCGAAAACGATTCGCCCTCAGCCCTTGAGTTGCGAACCGTTCACAACTTTCTCCGCTCCCTCCCTCCCCTGTCGCACCCTGAGCGGAGTGAAACGCAGTCGAAGGGCGCGACAGGGGAGGAGCCGGGGGTGAGGGTCACCACCTGGGACGGCGACTCCCTCGCCCGCCCTCTGGTCGCCGCCAGCCTGAGCGAGATCGAACAGGCCACTCAGCTTCCTCAAGTCAAAACCCGCGTCGCCCTCGAACAACTACAGGCCGCCAATGCCATCCGCCGCGCCGCCGACGAATTCTTCGGCCAATTGCGGCTCGAAGTTCTGC
The Chloroflexota bacterium DNA segment above includes these coding regions:
- the msrP gene encoding protein-methionine-sulfoxide reductase catalytic subunit MsrP, whose amino-acid sequence is MIKIPSSEITPEHVYLSRREFLKEMGLAVAGSFLLSACGATDSPHVDDGEAASGLADELGDPATPYETITGYNNYYEFSTHKETVAPSSKDFQTSPWTVQVGGLVNNPKTYDLDDLRRAFDQEEHIYRLRCVEAWSMVIPWTGFPLAKLLKEADPKTEAKFARFETLYDPAQMPGQKSGWYAWPYVEGLRLDEAMNDLALMVTGLYGKDLPPQNGAPLRLAVPWKYGFKSIKAIVKIELVEEKPISLWMAAAPREYGFYANVNPEVDHPRWSQATERRLGELERRPTLMFNGYEEEVGYLYEGMDLRQDVSGNY
- a CDS encoding single-stranded DNA-binding protein; translation: MPALNQVQLIGNLGKDPETRFTPTGKKVCHFTLAVNRRGATEADWFLVEAWDRLGEVCQQYLAKGRLVYIAGRLKTDRWTDDKGETHYRTQVVARQMQMLDRKPEEQDVAAEGEEAES
- a CDS encoding RecQ family ATP-dependent DNA helicase: MTPRDALHHYFAFPEFRPGQEAALEHALAGRDTLVVMPTGSGKSLIYQLAALILPGTALVISPLVALMKDQMDSLTRRGLPATFINSSLTTAEQAKRLRDIAGGKYKIILIAPERLRNRPFREALAKVHLSFLAVDEAHCISQWGHDFRPDYLHLAQARRELNPPLTLALTATATPRIQDDIIVKLGLPRAEKIITGFNRPNLTFEVFSAPSSAAKQRLLRDFLQTVEGASNEAGGIIYVGTRREAEAVAAFIGDLGLPVQHYHAGLDSDTRSQIQDSFLAGDLPFIVATNAFGMGIDRPDVRFVLHYSMPGTLEAYYQEAGRAGRDGLPARVVLFYSPRDAALHEFFIENDSPSALELRTVHNFLRSLPPLSHPERSETQSKGATGEEPGVRVTTWDGDSLARPLVAASLSEIEQATQLPQVKTRVALEQLQAANAIRRAADEFFGQLRLEVLPLPDATLSAIAKQVAERREHKRYQLELMTHYAETGACRRQTLLRHFGDSGDAAAPACCDNCLSRAETAEAAPARPAQSQAERAALIVLDTIATLKWDVGKGKLAQVLKGDLKIESARPEYKANRNFGKFTALKLKEIESLISQLLESGYVKQVGGDRPTLKLTARGESALKAKAAIDVELRPVQAVEAQRQKAKTEAGGTVALSGQLLARGLSPEQIAAERGLTVGTVYSHLGALIAAGQVDVNAVVPADIQKQIRSVIETVGSVQQLSALKAHLPDTIDYGQIRCVVNAWLREHEPSAAAPTPQTSAASADGGGLFERLRAWRLEKARALKMPPYVIFWDQTLHAIVAARPKSLKELEAVRGVGQTKAEQYGEEVLSLIRSGP